The Colwellia sp. M166 genome segment GTCATTTTCAATAGTATGTCGAATTAATAATATTTTACTCTCGCTTTGGAAGATAGCGAGATCAGGTGTTAAGCGGTTTTTGCCATCAATAATAATACGCACAGGTTGTCTAACATCGGCTTGTGCATAGCTATTTTTTAACTCACCTAAGTCATGCCAACGTACAGTCATCTTGGCAGCATCAAAAATGACCGAATCGGCGCCACAAACAACCGCACAACTTTGCGCTCTTAGGCGTTGCACATCAGTGCGCGCTTCACTCGAGGTTATCCATTGACTTTCACCGCTGGCCATTGCGGTTTTACCATCAAGGCTTGCGGCAAGCTTAACGCGAACATAAGGCAGTTTAGTGGTCATTAATTGAATAAAGCCCGGATTTAAAGCCCGGGCATCTTGCTCAAGTAGCCCAAATTGTGTCGTTATACCTGCAGCATTTAAAAGTTCAAGGCCGCGGCCCGATACTTTCGGATTAGGATCCACCATAGCGGCAATAACATGGCCTACTTGCGCTTTAATTAACGCTTCTGCACACGGTGGTGTTAAACCATAATGACTACAAGGCTCTAATGTAACATAGGCAGTAGCGCCCTTCGCCTTGTTGCCCGCTTGTTTTAACGCATGAACTTCAGCATGCCCCTGCCCAGCTTTTTGATGATAACCTTCGCCGACAATTTCATCATTGAGCACGATCACGCAACCAACCCGTGGGTTAGGCGAAGTGGTAAAGTGGCCACGCTTTGCCAAATTAATGGCACCTTGCATAAACTTATAATCTGCTAAAGAAAAATCACTCATTATTGCACTCGAGGTTAAGCCTAATTATGTTTAACTCGTTAGTCATCATCGCCTAAACGGGCAATTTCTTCACCAAATTCTTTGATATCTTCAAACGAACGATAAACTGAAGCAAAACGAATATAAGCAACTTTATCTAAGCTTTTTAGTTGCTTCATAATAATAGTTCCCAACATTTCACTCGATACTTCCCGCTCACCAGTAGCTCGTAGTTGCGATTTAAGTTTATTAATCGACAATTCCATTTCTTCGGTGCTAACCGGTCTTTTTTCTAAGGCTCGTAATAAGCCACTGCGCATTTTATCTTCGTTGAAAGGTTCACGAGAACCATCACGTTTTATAATGCGCGGCATCACTAACTCAGCACTTTCAAAGGTAGTATACCTTTCATGGCACGCTAAACATTCGCGACGACGGCGGACTTGATGACCATCAGAAACTAAACGAGAGTCGATAACTTTAGTATCGGTGGCTGAACAAAAAGGGCAATACATGGATTAGTTCCACAGTCGTGAGAATTTAATCTCGCTATTTTAATTGAAAATCATTCATTAAGCTAAAAATCTTGCCATTAAAGCGAATTTATACCAAGTTTATTAAGTTTGTTCCCACTCAGAAACTTAGTAAAATTGGTATTAAACCGTTAAATAAAAAATGGCCACTACTGTGGCCATTTTTTATGACTTGCCTTACGTTTAGTAAAGAAGTCGTGATTTATTCACTTTGTTATAACGAATTACTTATAAACAGGAAAACGTGCACAAAGTTCACTTACACCTGCTTGCACTTTAGCAATCACAGCGTCATTGTTAATATCGTCTAAAATATCACAAATCCAACCCGTGATCATTTGAGTTTCTTCAACACCAAAGCCACGACGCGTAATCGCTGGGGTACCTAAACGTAAGCCAGACGTTACAAACGGTGAACGTGGGTCATTTGGTACAGAGTTTTTATTAACGGTGATATGAGCACGACCTAATGCTGCATCAGCATCTTTACCGGTAATGTCTTTATCAATTAGATCAAGTAGTAATAAATGGTTTTCAGTGCCATTTGACACAACTTTATAACCACGCTCTTGTAACACTGCCACCATAGCTTTGGCATTATCTAACACGTTTTGTTGGTAAACTTTAAATTCCGGTGCTAACGCTTCTTTAAATGCTACCGCTTTCGCCGCGATAATGTGCATTAATGGGCCACCTTGGCCACCAGGAAATACCGCACTGTCTAATTTTTTGTAAATTGCTGCGTCGTCACAACCAGAAACAATTAAACCACCACGTGGGCCTGCTAATGTTTTATGAGTTGTTGTCGATACTACGTGTGCGTGTGGCACTGGATTTGGGTATAAACCTGCAGCAACTAAACCGGCAACGTGCGCCATATCAACGAAGAAGTAGGCATCAACTTTATCGGCGATTTCACGCATACGAGCCCAGTCAACTATGCCAGAGAATGCAGAAAAACCACCAATGATCATTTCTGGTTTATGCTCTAATGCTAAACGTTCTAATTCAACATAATCAATATCGCCCGTTTCAGGGTGTAAACCATATTGAATCGCTTCATATGACTTACCAGAAAAGTTGACATGCGAACCATGTGTTAAGTGACCACCGTGAGCCAAGCTCATACCGAGCACTTTGCCGCCAGGCGATACTAACGCTTGGAAAACGGCTGCGTTTGCTTGTGAGCCTGCGTGTGGTTGTACGTTAGCGTAAGTTGCACCAAATAATTCTTTTGCACGGTCAATCGCTAGTTGCTCAGCAACATCAACATATTCACAACCACCGTAATAACGTTTGCCAGGGTAGCCCTCAGCATATTTATTGGTTAGTTGTGAGCCTTGAGCTTCAAGTACACGTGGGCTACAGTAGTTTTCAGAAGCAATAAGTTCAATGTGTTCTTCTTGGCGAACAACTTCATTACTCATTGCTTGATAAAGTTCTGGATCAAAATCAGCAATATTCATATCACGTGTAAACATGTTATATCCTCAAGTAGTCTGCCAATAGCAAGACTTTGGTTGGCGTTAATGCAAAATTAATTGCGGCATATTTTGCCTGAACTTGTAAAGCTTGTACACGGTAAAACCCCGCTCTTTTAGTTCATTTTGCAATCAAATAGTCGTAAAAGTGAGTGAAATAAGTTTTATTATCAGCTTAAATCAACAATTAAAACCAATATACGTTCTAAAAAAAGCAAAAACAACAAATTTAAAACGACATATAGCTGAATATCAAAATTAAATGCTACTTATTTTAAATTAACCGTTCTTTATGCTAATTTAACTTTCACAAGTTGCTGATGCTCTTTCTTACGTTTTCGGTATAAATAATCGACAACAATATAGACAACAAACATCAAGCCATTTGCAATAAGGTAAGCCGGTAAAACGGCTTTAGTACTGGTTTGAGCTAGCGTATAAATAAACCAATTAACTAGCGGCAGAAAAGGTAATAACGAAATTTGGGTAATCCTCATATATTTCATTGACGATTCACAACTGCTAATAGCATTATCAATTGCCTTTTCAGGACTGTCACATAACTGTGACCACGCCGCTACACGAACTTTCATTTCAAAATAAACAAAAGCAACTGACAATAAGCTACCAAAGCCGAGATAAATATTAACTGGCTCGCCCCATTCACCCTGATAAATACCATAAAAAAAGGCAATAAAGATTGCTAAAGTGGCGAGGATATTTAAGACAAAACAAAGTTTCGCACCATAAGTTCTACGACGGGTGCGCTTGACCAAAGTGGCAATATCCGTTTTAGCTGTTGGTTGTGCTTGCCAATCTTGTGTTAATTCAGCCCAGGTATCATCAAGCACTTTATTTGATTCAGGGCGGCTGTCTTTTTTTCGCATAATCAGTGTTGTAGACTCAAGTTTGTCTTGTATTTGCTCACTTTCAGTTGCCATCTTAATTTTATCATTCTCTTCGCTCATACGGCCTCCAATAACTGCATTAACGCAGTTTTTGCTCGTTGTAACCTTACGCCGACTAAATTTACTGTAATCGCTAACACATCAGCTATTTCTTGATAACTCATGCCTTCTAGTGCCAAAGTGATCACTTGTTGCTGTTCAAGTGTTAAACGACGAATAGCTTGAGCAAGTCGCTGTTGCCTTTGTTGTTGATCTAATGACTGATAAGGGTTAGGTTGCTGGCA includes the following:
- the ribD gene encoding bifunctional diaminohydroxyphosphoribosylaminopyrimidine deaminase/5-amino-6-(5-phosphoribosylamino)uracil reductase RibD — protein: MSDFSLADYKFMQGAINLAKRGHFTTSPNPRVGCVIVLNDEIVGEGYHQKAGQGHAEVHALKQAGNKAKGATAYVTLEPCSHYGLTPPCAEALIKAQVGHVIAAMVDPNPKVSGRGLELLNAAGITTQFGLLEQDARALNPGFIQLMTTKLPYVRVKLAASLDGKTAMASGESQWITSSEARTDVQRLRAQSCAVVCGADSVIFDAAKMTVRWHDLGELKNSYAQADVRQPVRIIIDGKNRLTPDLAIFQSESKILLIRHTIENDLTWPHFVEQVPMVKAKNSDHIDLRALLAYLAKQGLNDILIESGAQLAGAFISENLVDELVLYQAPKLMGADGKSLVNMPDVKQLSAAKNLDVTDIRMIGKDIRLTAKFSR
- the nrdR gene encoding transcriptional regulator NrdR, encoding MYCPFCSATDTKVIDSRLVSDGHQVRRRRECLACHERYTTFESAELVMPRIIKRDGSREPFNEDKMRSGLLRALEKRPVSTEEMELSINKLKSQLRATGEREVSSEMLGTIIMKQLKSLDKVAYIRFASVYRSFEDIKEFGEEIARLGDDD
- the glyA gene encoding serine hydroxymethyltransferase — encoded protein: MFTRDMNIADFDPELYQAMSNEVVRQEEHIELIASENYCSPRVLEAQGSQLTNKYAEGYPGKRYYGGCEYVDVAEQLAIDRAKELFGATYANVQPHAGSQANAAVFQALVSPGGKVLGMSLAHGGHLTHGSHVNFSGKSYEAIQYGLHPETGDIDYVELERLALEHKPEMIIGGFSAFSGIVDWARMREIADKVDAYFFVDMAHVAGLVAAGLYPNPVPHAHVVSTTTHKTLAGPRGGLIVSGCDDAAIYKKLDSAVFPGGQGGPLMHIIAAKAVAFKEALAPEFKVYQQNVLDNAKAMVAVLQERGYKVVSNGTENHLLLLDLIDKDITGKDADAALGRAHITVNKNSVPNDPRSPFVTSGLRLGTPAITRRGFGVEETQMITGWICDILDDINNDAVIAKVQAGVSELCARFPVYK